A genomic region of Vibrio sp. 10N contains the following coding sequences:
- a CDS encoding FG-GAP-like repeat-containing protein, with protein sequence MIPTRIKEKCNFNVAVLLLIIGLILYSGENNNSTAMFYKDILMVSPCRSFLLVSLLTLSTQLLASTIALKGQFRVNESGAATYTLPIETPTARGGIKPNISIGYNSSLKTGRLGVGVTINAGSIITRCQQTFATDNQLVGVDLTESDRFCLDGQRLILTSGVYGSPWSTYRKEIDDYSVVTVLGQTQGGGPSAFKVETKDGDVHYYGEQSSFDSQDLYLSASQSSYDHRAIFPVQTDSGEVALNWGIKATVDPFGNYISYQYYLDDILGEHYLSGISYGGHISAADSKPYRQVIFNYKNNPKPISGYVAGRNIAMASLLDSIVIQVDGVTQYKYFFQYQSSNVIEEKTYLLNIKKCVASSQQSCSTQVQFDWTKPAAKPESKTKEVIDERTGELVTIVDSDALYVPFKSQTMTNLPTSNSSSTQFFDIDGDGRGEMIFAEQSRWVMADLDTGDKQTLGHIGVSKKQYARTINYDGDGHRDLLVANSSNSDWYVITLKPSTVSSEICEVEASGGTLCLPLKRNVTYSEVPLNRKATGLEKGVVVADQDGDGLEDIIFFDGLNLNWYKNLGGSFAPASTLFTFSENEEPSFDKDVANAAANLKTTAAFDSNGDGRTDLLVKVSTRGAYCKVGDSNIPSTVVGSYSECVGDLGGVWREYTTHTYKLLVAEGGAYSDKGNLFGASEDSFVRIADVNGDGLVDILYPSNNRWYAKLATGVGYTESIDTGIPTSVDKRLQTIFVDLNQDGRVDILTPTGSSRYSIYMSHPLGNQGGIYWQFRGSLNIPQGALLQFADTYGNGSLDLYVYKNSRWYLALANANKFDHTVHTLTDGYGVVTQIEYSKLTTEVNGEPDVYKTQYSSAESNRGNLSFIAPISVVKSVSTYVSDADKVSIAYEYGGFAMNRLGRGMLGFELLRTIDRQSGVISETTYHQTFPLIGIPKTTLQTKDGQVIKHSKNVYNVRNSVDASASKQVTLASAEEITNQVGSNGTLRYISRILSEYAYDEFGNAESIDVSVFDSSQGALVSQTTTYNEYLGEGGGAEKGRLSKTTVSKSRFGQREIVPTLSRTSVFSYALGHSTIPDGVLVSSTVEPNNSQYKMTTQYAYDKYGNNTKTSLTAATTLNGKEVQTRTIHKFFGENGRYLHSETNALGETKRYFYNEQAADQVKGIITRVRVEDANKRSTIAITDLWGRKKQTLSTDGVATHYDYEQCSTTGCNNVSDAYIVSTVSRKGSPIVREYTDKFGRRIASQKQGFAANKWITTSVEYDNQGRVTKQFEPSYLEKSRYHTELTYDEFSRLSSQVNPDGSTAYSYYYGLETLAQDSLGHQTTSFKNALGEVVRVSDNRSNSLDYVYDAYGNLIKVYISGNGRELLRTSSTYDSFGRKIATEDLDQGKWSYEYNAFGELKRQTDAKGLSTEIEYDKLGRQVRRWDSSGTSCWIYGSPTSRDAGLLTETRQYSAQNQICSAPNFQHRIQYHYDDKGRKEHVYTHVGNERHQISYVYDSNGRVSEVVYPDRELSVRHRYNSQGYLFKLDDKVSGEPYQTIKSMDARGQITNVHYGNGVSQTSGFDLDTGRINNIQLNKGGLLHELNYQFDSQGNLTWRDIKLSSATVTYQEDYGYDDMYRMESRKITISSGAAKLPSEYRQYQKFSYDDFGNLTFKSGVGTYNYDSQNPFKLLDICSDGVCNITESKPASKSCPSGYQLSGTNCIKNEAKVADKSYTYSCPAGYSRSGNSCRKTENKSAKTVVTESCPAGYAEPNCEKTEIVMSPRMPTHPGYRCTGGEPAGWGGNRIWECTVSADKIKETSYQCDTGWSLSGTLCSRTVTKNATKHTHYSCNTGWSLSGSSCKRTLVKPISYA encoded by the coding sequence ATGATTCCCACCCGTATAAAAGAGAAGTGTAATTTTAATGTAGCAGTGCTGTTGTTAATCATTGGATTAATCCTTTATAGTGGCGAAAATAATAATTCAACAGCCATGTTTTATAAGGATATATTGATGGTTTCGCCTTGTCGCAGTTTTTTGTTAGTGAGTTTATTAACACTATCCACTCAGTTGTTAGCAAGTACAATCGCATTGAAAGGTCAATTTCGAGTCAATGAAAGTGGTGCTGCGACGTATACTCTTCCTATAGAAACTCCTACTGCTAGGGGCGGGATTAAACCGAATATTTCAATTGGCTATAATTCATCATTAAAAACTGGCAGGTTGGGTGTTGGTGTAACGATTAATGCTGGGTCTATCATAACCCGCTGCCAACAAACTTTTGCCACGGACAATCAATTAGTTGGTGTTGACCTCACTGAGAGTGATCGCTTCTGTTTGGATGGACAGCGCCTAATTCTAACTTCTGGTGTTTACGGCTCGCCTTGGTCGACTTATCGCAAGGAGATTGATGACTATTCTGTAGTAACAGTCCTAGGCCAGACCCAAGGTGGTGGGCCGAGTGCCTTTAAAGTTGAGACCAAAGATGGAGATGTTCATTATTATGGCGAGCAATCAAGTTTCGATTCTCAAGACCTATATCTCTCAGCATCTCAATCATCTTATGACCATCGTGCAATATTTCCAGTACAAACTGATTCCGGTGAAGTCGCGTTAAATTGGGGTATCAAAGCAACGGTTGACCCGTTTGGAAACTATATTAGCTATCAGTATTATTTAGATGACATATTAGGTGAGCATTATCTCAGTGGAATTTCTTATGGTGGACATATATCAGCGGCAGATTCCAAACCATATCGTCAAGTGATTTTTAACTACAAAAATAACCCAAAGCCTATTTCGGGTTACGTCGCTGGGCGAAATATCGCTATGGCGAGCTTACTAGACTCGATAGTCATTCAGGTCGATGGTGTGACTCAATATAAGTATTTTTTTCAATATCAATCATCGAATGTTATTGAAGAAAAAACTTACCTGCTAAATATCAAAAAGTGTGTAGCGAGTTCTCAACAATCGTGTTCGACTCAGGTTCAGTTTGATTGGACTAAACCCGCAGCCAAACCTGAGAGTAAGACCAAAGAAGTCATAGATGAAAGAACTGGTGAGTTGGTCACCATCGTCGACAGCGATGCGCTTTACGTACCTTTCAAGTCACAAACTATGACTAATCTGCCTACTAGCAATTCTAGTTCAACACAGTTCTTTGACATTGATGGTGACGGTAGGGGGGAGATGATTTTTGCTGAACAATCACGCTGGGTAATGGCAGACCTTGATACAGGTGATAAGCAGACGTTAGGTCATATTGGTGTCAGTAAAAAACAATATGCTCGAACGATTAATTACGATGGAGATGGACATCGTGATCTTCTGGTAGCAAATTCATCCAACAGTGATTGGTACGTAATTACTTTGAAACCGTCCACAGTGTCCTCTGAAATTTGTGAAGTAGAGGCGAGTGGGGGAACTCTGTGTTTACCTTTGAAGAGGAACGTGACCTATAGTGAGGTACCGCTGAACAGAAAAGCGACTGGATTAGAAAAGGGGGTGGTGGTAGCTGATCAAGATGGTGATGGTCTTGAAGACATTATATTTTTCGATGGCCTAAATCTTAATTGGTATAAAAACCTAGGTGGCTCTTTTGCACCCGCTAGCACGTTATTTACTTTCTCTGAAAATGAAGAGCCATCGTTTGACAAGGATGTCGCGAACGCAGCAGCAAACTTAAAAACCACCGCAGCATTCGACTCTAACGGAGATGGTAGAACGGATCTTCTCGTTAAAGTGTCTACAAGGGGAGCTTATTGTAAAGTTGGCGATAGCAACATTCCTTCCACTGTTGTTGGCTCTTACAGTGAATGCGTGGGAGATCTTGGTGGAGTCTGGAGAGAATATACTACCCATACATATAAGCTTCTAGTTGCAGAAGGTGGAGCCTATTCAGACAAAGGAAACCTGTTCGGGGCTAGTGAAGATTCGTTTGTAAGAATAGCGGATGTTAACGGTGATGGTCTCGTTGATATACTTTATCCAAGTAACAATAGATGGTACGCCAAACTTGCGACGGGCGTGGGTTATACGGAGAGTATCGATACAGGAATACCCACCAGTGTAGATAAAAGACTACAAACTATTTTTGTCGATTTAAATCAAGATGGTCGAGTTGATATCCTTACGCCAACAGGATCCTCTCGATATAGCATATATATGTCCCATCCATTGGGTAATCAGGGGGGAATATACTGGCAATTTAGAGGTTCACTGAACATACCTCAAGGAGCGTTACTCCAATTTGCAGATACTTATGGTAATGGTTCCCTAGACCTATATGTGTATAAAAACTCTCGTTGGTACTTGGCATTAGCTAATGCAAATAAGTTCGATCACACAGTACACACTCTCACCGATGGTTACGGTGTTGTGACGCAAATTGAATACTCTAAGTTAACAACAGAAGTAAATGGTGAGCCAGACGTATACAAGACTCAGTACTCTAGTGCTGAATCAAATAGAGGAAACCTCTCTTTTATTGCTCCGATTTCAGTTGTAAAGTCTGTATCTACGTACGTCAGTGATGCAGATAAAGTCTCTATCGCCTACGAATATGGTGGATTTGCAATGAACCGTTTAGGGCGCGGAATGCTTGGCTTTGAGTTATTGAGAACAATAGATAGACAGAGTGGTGTAATAAGTGAAACCACCTATCACCAAACATTCCCTTTAATAGGCATTCCTAAAACAACATTGCAAACTAAAGACGGGCAAGTTATCAAGCATTCAAAAAATGTATACAATGTTCGAAATTCCGTTGATGCATCAGCTTCAAAGCAAGTGACGCTCGCAAGTGCGGAGGAAATTACCAATCAAGTTGGCTCGAATGGCACTCTTCGCTATATTTCAAGAATACTTTCAGAATATGCCTATGATGAATTCGGAAATGCAGAGAGCATTGATGTTTCTGTGTTTGATAGTTCACAGGGTGCGCTAGTATCTCAAACAACAACGTATAACGAGTATCTAGGTGAAGGTGGCGGTGCTGAGAAGGGACGTTTGTCAAAAACAACTGTGTCTAAATCTCGATTTGGCCAGCGAGAAATAGTGCCAACTTTGAGTCGTACGAGTGTCTTTTCTTATGCCTTGGGCCATTCAACGATACCGGATGGTGTATTGGTTTCTTCAACCGTCGAGCCCAATAATAGTCAATATAAAATGACTACGCAATATGCTTACGACAAATATGGTAATAATACAAAAACCAGTTTAACTGCCGCAACAACATTAAATGGTAAAGAGGTGCAAACCAGAACAATACACAAATTCTTTGGTGAAAATGGACGTTATCTTCACTCTGAGACCAATGCACTAGGAGAAACAAAGCGATACTTTTATAACGAGCAGGCAGCGGATCAAGTTAAAGGAATAATTACACGAGTTCGCGTGGAAGATGCTAACAAGAGAAGCACCATCGCCATAACTGACCTTTGGGGGCGCAAAAAGCAAACCCTAAGCACCGATGGAGTCGCAACTCATTACGACTATGAACAGTGTTCAACTACAGGCTGCAATAATGTGAGTGACGCTTATATTGTTAGCACTGTTAGTCGTAAAGGTAGTCCTATAGTGCGTGAATACACTGATAAGTTTGGGCGTCGTATCGCTAGTCAGAAACAAGGTTTTGCTGCTAATAAATGGATCACGACTTCGGTTGAATATGATAATCAAGGTAGAGTGACAAAACAGTTTGAACCAAGCTATTTGGAGAAAAGTCGTTATCATACCGAGCTAACCTATGATGAGTTTTCTCGCTTGTCGAGCCAAGTCAATCCTGACGGTTCAACGGCTTACAGTTACTATTATGGTTTAGAGACACTAGCGCAAGATAGTTTAGGACACCAAACTACGAGTTTCAAAAATGCACTAGGTGAAGTAGTTCGAGTTAGTGATAACCGAAGCAACAGCCTAGATTATGTTTATGACGCATATGGAAATTTAATAAAAGTTTATATTTCTGGAAATGGTCGAGAGTTACTCAGGACATCGTCGACTTACGATAGCTTTGGACGCAAGATAGCGACCGAAGATTTGGATCAAGGAAAGTGGAGCTACGAATACAATGCGTTTGGAGAACTAAAACGACAAACAGACGCCAAAGGACTGTCGACAGAAATTGAATACGATAAATTAGGTCGTCAAGTAAGGCGTTGGGATTCAAGTGGAACTTCATGTTGGATTTATGGAAGCCCTACAAGTAGAGATGCAGGGTTGCTTACTGAGACGCGCCAGTATAGCGCTCAAAATCAAATCTGTAGTGCTCCAAATTTTCAACACCGCATTCAATACCACTATGACGATAAAGGTCGCAAAGAGCATGTCTACACCCATGTAGGTAATGAGCGTCATCAAATCAGCTATGTATATGACTCTAACGGTCGCGTTAGTGAAGTGGTATACCCTGATAGAGAGTTGTCAGTAAGACACAGATATAACAGTCAAGGTTATCTTTTCAAGCTAGATGATAAAGTCTCTGGTGAGCCATATCAAACGATAAAAAGTATGGACGCAAGAGGCCAGATAACGAATGTACATTATGGGAACGGTGTTTCTCAGACGTCTGGATTTGATTTAGATACTGGTCGTATAAACAATATTCAGCTCAACAAGGGAGGTTTACTTCATGAGCTAAACTATCAGTTTGATAGCCAGGGAAACCTAACGTGGCGTGATATTAAGCTTAGTTCTGCCACTGTTACCTATCAAGAAGATTATGGCTATGATGACATGTATAGAATGGAGTCCAGAAAGATAACCATTTCATCTGGAGCGGCAAAGCTACCTTCTGAGTATCGTCAGTATCAGAAGTTCTCGTACGATGACTTTGGCAATCTTACCTTTAAGAGTGGTGTCGGCACTTATAACTATGATTCTCAGAACCCTTTTAAGCTGTTAGATATTTGTAGCGATGGTGTCTGTAATATCACGGAGTCCAAACCAGCGAGTAAGTCTTGCCCGTCTGGCTATCAATTGTCGGGTACCAATTGTATAAAAAATGAAGCCAAAGTAGCGGATAAATCCTACACTTACAGTTGCCCTGCTGGGTATAGTCGCTCGGGAAACTCGTGCCGAAAAACTGAAAACAAAAGTGCGAAGACAGTAGTAACGGAAAGTTGTCCTGCGGGCTATGCCGAGCCTAATTGTGAAAAAACAGAAATTGTGATGTCTCCAAGAATGCCGACACATCCCGGTTATAGGTGTACTGGCGGTGAGCCTGCCGGTTGGGGGGGCAATCGAATTTGGGAGTGCACTGTCAGTGCGGATAAAATAAAAGAAACGTCATATCAATGTGATACTGGCTGGTCTCTCTCTGGAACACTATGTAGTCGAACAGTAACTAAAAACGCGACGAAACATACACACTACTCTTGCAATACAGGCTGGTCTTTATCGGGCAGTTCATGTAAGCGAACACTGGTCAAGCCGATCAGTTACGCTTGA
- a CDS encoding DMT family transporter, whose amino-acid sequence MVYLLPFFTVLIWGGNAIVNKMSASAIEPSAMSFYRWALAILVMTPFCLPKVKRYWPEIRKNSAKLAFLALLGMVLNQSLGYYAAATTTASNMALITSLVPLLAVFISVPLLGKRISKLSIVGGVISLSGLAFMLGQGEVSFFLHQDISQGDGLMVLAAIVYATYCVLLKRWKMQLSSWMLIYTQGVFAVIMLFPLLLSSEQIMPSSAALPLIAYAGLLGSLVAPLLWVKAIDLIGADGSAMFMNLLPVIAVALAAILLGESITQFHLIGGLMVISGVILSQIKTKKLQLVAEAVAQKLTIDKQ is encoded by the coding sequence GTGGTCTATCTTCTTCCCTTCTTTACTGTGTTGATATGGGGCGGCAACGCCATTGTGAACAAGATGTCGGCCTCTGCCATTGAACCAAGCGCGATGAGTTTCTATCGCTGGGCGCTTGCTATCTTGGTGATGACGCCATTCTGCTTGCCGAAAGTGAAACGTTACTGGCCAGAGATCCGCAAAAACAGCGCCAAACTCGCGTTTCTAGCATTGCTGGGCATGGTACTTAACCAATCGTTGGGCTACTACGCAGCAGCAACCACTACAGCCTCTAATATGGCGCTGATCACCTCACTAGTCCCCCTGCTCGCGGTGTTCATTTCCGTGCCATTACTTGGTAAACGTATCTCTAAACTAAGCATCGTAGGCGGCGTGATCTCGCTTTCTGGACTTGCTTTTATGCTTGGCCAAGGTGAAGTGAGCTTCTTTTTACATCAAGACATTTCCCAAGGCGATGGCCTGATGGTACTGGCAGCTATTGTGTATGCGACATACTGTGTGCTGCTAAAACGTTGGAAGATGCAGCTTTCTAGTTGGATGCTGATTTATACGCAAGGGGTGTTCGCTGTCATCATGCTGTTCCCACTGCTACTTTCTAGTGAACAAATCATGCCAAGTAGCGCAGCTCTGCCGCTCATTGCCTACGCAGGACTACTCGGCTCGTTGGTCGCGCCACTACTTTGGGTTAAGGCTATCGATTTGATTGGTGCCGATGGCAGTGCTATGTTCATGAACCTGTTACCCGTTATCGCTGTCGCCCTAGCCGCGATACTGCTTGGTGAATCGATTACCCAATTCCACCTTATTGGCGGACTCATGGTCATTTCCGGCGTTATCTTGTCGCAAATTAAGACCAAAAAACTGCAGCTTGTAGCAGAAGCGGTGGCACAGAAACTCACTATCGATAAACAATAG
- a CDS encoding acyl-CoA thioesterase, with protein MSSGRRETTLRFLAEPGDVNFGGKVHGGAVMKWIDLAAYACSAAWSGKYCITAYAGGIRFVEPIHVGNLVEVSAKVIYTGRSSMHIAIDVQASDPKELKNRLTTHCIVIMVAVDENGKPTEVPEWVPQTEDDIKLRESAIKLMNMRKQIGEEMEAHVKYLK; from the coding sequence ATGAGTAGTGGCAGAAGAGAGACCACCCTGCGTTTTCTTGCCGAGCCGGGCGATGTTAACTTTGGCGGCAAAGTGCATGGCGGCGCAGTAATGAAATGGATTGATTTAGCAGCATACGCCTGCAGCGCGGCTTGGAGTGGTAAGTATTGTATTACGGCCTATGCCGGCGGTATTCGTTTTGTAGAACCAATCCACGTTGGCAACTTGGTGGAAGTAAGTGCCAAAGTGATTTATACCGGCAGAAGTTCAATGCACATTGCCATTGACGTACAAGCTAGCGATCCCAAAGAGCTGAAAAATCGTCTCACAACACACTGCATCGTGATCATGGTAGCGGTAGATGAAAATGGCAAACCAACCGAGGTGCCAGAGTGGGTACCGCAGACTGAAGACGATATTAAACTTCGTGAATCGGCTATCAAGCTGATGAACATGCGCAAGCAGATTGGTGAAGAGATGGAAGCGCACGTCAAATATCTCAAGTAA
- a CDS encoding alpha-amylase family protein, whose protein sequence is MPNSSISKPEQKIHLYQIFTRLFGNTNSTNHPWGTIEQNGVGKFSDINEAALTSIRDLGMTHVWYTGVPHHAVIRDYSEYGISNDHPAVVKGRAGSPYAVKDYYSVNPDLADDPAQRNLEFKQLIERTHKAGLKVVIDIVPNHVARQYQGLNNPEGVTDFGAEDDTSLEYSRENNFYYIPEQAFELPYVPEHLAPLGGEDHPLLKQPYHEYPAKWTGNGARSAKPSADDWYETVKVNYGVRPDGSKDFPELPECYRHKGFADHAKFWNDKDVPSSWRKFRDIAMFWLEQGVDGFRYDMAEMVPVEFWSFLNSSIKLNNPDTLLVAEVYQPHLYRDYIQLGKMDALYDKVDLYDTLKAIIQGRDSTESISRIQTEHSDIEPHMLHFLDNHDEQRISCAEFAGSAEAALPAMVISATISNAPTMLYFGQELGEAGEEHAGFGQPTRTSIFDYIGVPSHQRWMNNGAFDGGQSTEQELNLRRFYQNLLRFVQHSHAMSGSRLSLDIQRDERHGELRHKLYGYWRENKGDAALVLVNFDAHQASSEAIAVPPEVIKTLGLSDGSYALTCALDPAVTTELSVENGSGQVDIVLNPLASHIFQLVMTER, encoded by the coding sequence ATGCCCAACTCTTCCATTTCTAAACCTGAGCAAAAGATTCATCTGTACCAAATTTTCACCCGCCTATTTGGCAATACCAATTCAACCAACCACCCTTGGGGCACCATAGAGCAAAATGGTGTCGGCAAGTTTAGCGATATCAACGAGGCCGCCCTAACATCGATTCGAGACCTCGGCATGACTCATGTCTGGTATACCGGCGTGCCGCACCATGCGGTAATTCGCGATTACAGCGAGTATGGGATTAGCAATGATCACCCTGCTGTTGTTAAAGGACGCGCAGGGTCACCTTATGCGGTGAAGGACTATTACTCGGTGAACCCAGATTTAGCGGACGATCCAGCCCAAAGAAACCTAGAGTTTAAGCAGCTTATTGAGCGCACACACAAGGCGGGATTGAAAGTAGTGATTGATATTGTGCCCAACCATGTCGCTCGCCAATATCAAGGGCTCAATAACCCTGAAGGTGTCACTGATTTTGGCGCGGAAGATGACACCAGCCTCGAGTACTCACGTGAAAACAACTTCTACTACATTCCAGAACAAGCGTTTGAACTACCCTATGTACCTGAGCATCTCGCACCGCTTGGTGGCGAGGATCACCCATTACTCAAGCAGCCTTATCATGAGTACCCAGCCAAGTGGACAGGCAATGGTGCGAGAAGCGCCAAACCAAGCGCTGACGACTGGTATGAAACGGTTAAAGTCAATTATGGCGTAAGACCGGATGGCAGCAAAGACTTTCCAGAACTACCAGAATGCTATCGACATAAGGGCTTTGCTGACCACGCTAAGTTCTGGAATGACAAAGATGTACCAAGCTCATGGCGCAAGTTTCGCGACATCGCCATGTTTTGGCTGGAGCAAGGTGTTGACGGCTTTCGCTATGACATGGCAGAGATGGTTCCGGTGGAGTTTTGGAGCTTTCTCAACTCATCGATCAAACTGAACAACCCCGATACTTTGTTAGTGGCAGAAGTATACCAGCCTCACCTCTATCGTGATTACATTCAGCTTGGCAAAATGGATGCGCTGTACGACAAGGTTGACCTTTACGACACGCTTAAGGCGATTATCCAAGGTCGCGATAGTACGGAGTCAATCTCTCGCATCCAAACCGAGCATAGTGACATCGAACCCCACATGCTGCACTTTCTCGATAACCATGACGAGCAGCGGATCTCTTGCGCCGAGTTTGCAGGTAGCGCCGAAGCAGCCTTACCAGCAATGGTTATTTCAGCCACCATCAGTAACGCGCCCACCATGCTTTACTTTGGCCAAGAGCTCGGTGAAGCCGGCGAAGAACACGCTGGCTTTGGGCAGCCGACACGTACCTCGATTTTTGACTATATCGGTGTTCCAAGCCATCAGCGCTGGATGAACAATGGCGCATTCGATGGCGGGCAATCCACCGAACAAGAACTGAACCTGCGACGTTTTTACCAAAACTTACTGCGCTTTGTGCAGCATAGCCATGCGATGTCAGGCTCTCGACTGTCACTGGATATTCAGCGTGACGAACGTCATGGTGAACTTCGCCATAAACTTTATGGATACTGGCGCGAGAACAAAGGCGATGCTGCATTAGTCTTGGTTAACTTTGATGCACACCAAGCCAGCAGTGAGGCGATCGCCGTCCCTCCTGAGGTGATCAAAACCTTAGGGTTAAGTGATGGTAGCTATGCGTTAACTTGTGCGCTAGACCCAGCGGTGACCACTGAGCTTAGTGTCGAAAATGGCTCAGGCCAAGTTGATATTGTCCTCAATCCACTGGCTTCACATATTTTTCAACTCGTGATGACTGAGCGTTAA
- the malE gene encoding maltose/maltodextrin ABC transporter substrate-binding protein MalE yields MKTLKTSLTALALATLTAAPAMAVTEGELLIWINSDKGYEGLAEVGRQFEADTGIKVSVQFPESLEARFQQVAATGDGPDIIFWAHDRFGGYAESGLLREVKPSKAFQDKLVDFSWDAVNYKGKLIGYPLAIEAISLIYNKDLLPEPPKSWEELPAIHAKMKAQGKDTIMWDVKNAYFTWPIVSAGTYSFAKTAQGHDANDTGINNQRAQDNLAFLLNMKQKGIVNPGMDYANAESSFAKGEVAMTINGPWSWGNLDKAGINYGVATFPTLDGEKSNPFVGILSAGISSASPNEDLAVEFIENYLFTDEALTTINNDKPLGAVTLKSFQQTLESDQRIRSTMINAENGEIMPAIPKMMTFWMSEGAAIENALLGRQTVPEALATAEKQLTR; encoded by the coding sequence ATGAAAACACTAAAAACATCCTTAACCGCTTTGGCACTAGCAACGTTAACGGCAGCTCCAGCAATGGCAGTCACAGAAGGTGAACTGCTTATTTGGATCAACAGTGATAAAGGTTACGAAGGGCTAGCAGAGGTTGGCCGACAGTTTGAAGCCGATACTGGAATTAAAGTCAGCGTTCAGTTTCCAGAATCATTGGAAGCACGCTTTCAGCAGGTCGCTGCAACTGGGGATGGCCCAGACATCATTTTCTGGGCACACGACCGCTTTGGTGGCTATGCCGAATCTGGTCTGCTGCGAGAAGTGAAACCGAGTAAAGCATTCCAAGACAAACTCGTCGACTTTAGTTGGGATGCGGTGAACTACAAAGGCAAGCTCATTGGCTACCCACTTGCTATTGAAGCCATTTCACTGATTTACAATAAAGACTTACTGCCAGAACCACCTAAGTCATGGGAAGAGCTACCGGCTATTCACGCTAAGATGAAAGCACAAGGTAAAGACACCATTATGTGGGATGTGAAGAACGCCTACTTTACTTGGCCAATCGTCTCTGCTGGCACCTATTCGTTCGCTAAAACCGCGCAAGGTCATGATGCCAACGATACAGGGATCAACAACCAACGCGCTCAGGACAACCTAGCATTCTTGTTGAACATGAAGCAAAAAGGCATCGTCAATCCGGGAATGGATTACGCTAACGCCGAGTCTTCCTTTGCCAAAGGCGAAGTCGCGATGACCATCAACGGACCTTGGTCATGGGGCAACCTAGACAAAGCTGGCATCAACTACGGCGTTGCCACCTTCCCTACGCTGGATGGCGAGAAATCGAACCCATTCGTTGGCATCCTGAGTGCCGGTATTAGCTCAGCAAGCCCAAATGAAGATTTGGCGGTAGAGTTTATCGAAAACTATTTGTTTACCGATGAAGCGCTCACCACTATCAACAACGACAAGCCGCTTGGTGCCGTGACTCTGAAATCTTTCCAGCAAACTCTAGAGTCCGATCAGCGCATTCGCTCAACCATGATTAACGCTGAAAACGGCGAAATCATGCCAGCGATTCCAAAGATGATGACTTTCTGGATGTCTGAAGGCGCTGCCATCGAAAATGCGCTACTAGGTCGCCAGACTGTTCCCGAGGCGCTTGCAACGGCAGAGAAGCAGTTAACGCGCTAA
- a CDS encoding AraC family transcriptional regulator has product MKKHTRNLHPSLSIDKMPSNVFMNFDAFLSNTETRVHCHPWGQVQLISGGILEMEAQDTRFLAPPHLAIWVPAGVMHCSYNRKPLEYCSLNIAHEFTAGFPEKTSLIKVTPIVSSIIEDFRHRNVNIGESEKDQRLIQVLLDQLSDQQEQHHFLPSSNNKYLAPILAAIEEEPTNDISLKEWASKVHTTERTLARYCQSELGMSFTEWRLRVRYLFSMDLLRSGHSVKEVAFTLGYNQASPFISMFKKYSGQTPEQYKNKLL; this is encoded by the coding sequence TTGAAAAAACACACTAGAAATTTGCACCCCTCTTTGTCTATCGACAAGATGCCCTCCAATGTTTTCATGAACTTCGATGCGTTTTTGTCGAACACCGAAACCCGCGTGCACTGCCACCCATGGGGACAAGTTCAGTTAATCAGTGGTGGTATTTTGGAAATGGAAGCACAAGATACGCGTTTTCTTGCGCCTCCTCATTTGGCGATTTGGGTGCCTGCAGGTGTGATGCATTGCAGCTATAACCGTAAGCCGCTTGAGTATTGTTCATTAAACATTGCCCATGAGTTCACCGCTGGCTTCCCCGAAAAAACCAGTCTGATTAAAGTGACGCCCATTGTGTCCTCGATTATCGAAGATTTTCGCCATCGCAATGTAAATATTGGCGAATCTGAAAAAGACCAGCGCCTGATTCAAGTGCTTCTTGATCAACTAAGCGATCAGCAAGAGCAGCACCACTTCCTACCTTCGAGTAATAACAAATACCTCGCGCCGATCTTAGCGGCCATCGAAGAAGAGCCAACCAACGACATTAGCCTTAAAGAGTGGGCATCAAAAGTTCACACCACTGAGCGCACGCTTGCTCGTTACTGCCAAAGCGAACTCGGCATGAGTTTTACCGAGTGGCGTTTGCGTGTGCGATATTTGTTTTCTATGGATCTATTACGAAGTGGCCATTCCGTAAAAGAAGTCGCATTTACCCTCGGCTATAACCAAGCCAGTCCATTTATCTCGATGTTTAAGAAATATTCTGGGCAAACTCCGGAGCAATATAAGAATAAGTTGTTGTAG